In Thermanaerovibrio velox DSM 12556, the genomic stretch CTCCAGGATCCTTGCGGGGCACAGGGGTGGGGACGATTCCCTGGTGGGTCTTTTGAGCTCCCGCATCAAGGTGGTGGGGGATGACCCGGTGTCCGCCATGGGGGGGCGGCGGGTGATGTTCGTGGGGCCCACCGGTGTGGGGAAGACCACCACCATAGCCAAGCTGGCGGCGGTCCATTCCTTGTGGGAGGGCCGGAGGGTGGCGCTGGCCACCGCGGACACCTACCGGATAGCGGCGGTGGAGCAGCTCAGGACCTATGCAAAGATATTGGGCATCCCCATGGAGGTTGCTTTCGAGCCCAAGGACTTCGAGGGGATACTGTCCAAGCACGGTGCCTGTGACCTCTTGCTGCTCGACACCGCGGGCAGGAGCGCCAAGGACTCCAAGAAGATGGAGGAGCTGAAGGTCCTGTACGAGGCCTTCATGCCCGATGCGGTCCACCTGGTATTGGCGGCGAACCTGAAGTACAAGGACATGTTGAAGGTGATAGATCGGATGGGGGTGGTGCCCATAAGGTCCGTGATATTCACGAAGCTTGACGAGACCTATTCCTTCGGCCCCCTGTTGAGCGTTTTGGAGGACTTCAAGTTCCCGGTTTCCTTCTTCACGGTGGGTCAGAACGTGCCCAACGACATAGAGGTTGCGAGGCCTGAAAGGCTTGCGAGGCTGATCCTGGAGGGGGATGGCCTTGGATAGGCAGATGTCT encodes the following:
- the flhF gene encoding flagellar biosynthesis protein FlhF, yielding MRVLKQIEFEARDDAEAMRIASKRLGRDAVILSSRPVKKGGILGLFGKRVLIVTAGILEDDAPAIDQESRQRLFSFQQLLDMRKEVQRAVMGSEEDQPLPMRVETASVLPLNPVTVSQAERAYGASGISAPVGGKPNLEDQVEDLRRRLDQVLQRVGSGGGYCGDDPLVRRLVEADVDPEVASRILAGHRGGDDSLVGLLSSRIKVVGDDPVSAMGGRRVMFVGPTGVGKTTTIAKLAAVHSLWEGRRVALATADTYRIAAVEQLRTYAKILGIPMEVAFEPKDFEGILSKHGACDLLLLDTAGRSAKDSKKMEELKVLYEAFMPDAVHLVLAANLKYKDMLKVIDRMGVVPIRSVIFTKLDETYSFGPLLSVLEDFKFPVSFFTVGQNVPNDIEVARPERLARLILEGDGLG